Proteins found in one Sulfitobacter pontiacus genomic segment:
- a CDS encoding flagellar hook-basal body complex protein: MSNISYVALSQATALTRSMDTTAHNLANATTSGYKAIHPVLESIPDGSGDNAINYVRESGTYLELADGPLMQTGNPMDIAVAGDGWLSFQLPGGETGYSRHGRLVVDVDGQLKTAGGMPLLGVGGGPVVLPDDVGDEVVITTSGTVTNPQGAVLGAVSVVAINEAAQMLPMGAGMYQLPPNAGQPQQMENPQVKQGFIEGSNVNAVLEMTRLIDIQRAYENSVKLMGSDDDLTRTAIQKLGRV; encoded by the coding sequence ATGAGCAATATCAGTTATGTGGCGCTTTCTCAGGCAACCGCGCTGACCCGCAGCATGGACACGACGGCGCATAACCTCGCCAACGCCACGACCTCGGGCTACAAGGCGATCCACCCCGTGCTTGAATCCATACCCGATGGCAGCGGCGACAACGCGATAAACTATGTACGCGAAAGCGGGACGTACCTTGAACTTGCCGACGGCCCGTTGATGCAGACCGGCAACCCGATGGACATCGCCGTGGCCGGTGACGGCTGGCTCAGCTTCCAGCTCCCCGGCGGTGAAACCGGCTACAGCCGTCATGGGCGCCTTGTTGTGGATGTCGACGGCCAATTGAAAACCGCAGGTGGTATGCCCCTGCTTGGCGTGGGCGGCGGGCCTGTCGTGCTACCCGATGATGTGGGGGACGAGGTGGTGATCACCACCAGCGGCACCGTGACCAACCCCCAAGGCGCGGTGCTTGGCGCGGTCAGCGTTGTCGCGATCAACGAGGCTGCGCAGATGCTGCCCATGGGCGCGGGCATGTACCAGTTGCCCCCGAACGCAGGTCAGCCGCAGCAGATGGAGAACCCGCAGGTCAAGCAGGGCTTTATCGAGGGCAGCAACGTGAACGCCGTCCTCGAAATGACCCGTCTGATCGACATCCAACGGGCCTACGAGAATTCGGTCAAACTGATGGGGTCGGACGATGATCTGACCCGCACGGCCATCCAGAAACTTGGGCGCGTATAA
- the flgG gene encoding flagellar basal-body rod protein FlgG has protein sequence MKALGIAATGMLAQQTNVDVIANNIANANTTGFKSGRAAFQDLVYQSFASAGSLTSEEGTARPVGTDIGLGVQAAGVIRHNIQGGLVQTENQLDLAIEGRGYFTVNRPDGTQAFTRDGNFQLSAEGQLVTLNGYEVEPAIIVPELTRQVEINQEGVVMAYVENDPEPVELGQLNFATFLNEAGLKPVGDNLMEQTAASGEPVQNVPGTPGVGITRQGYLEQSNVNIIQQITDLISAQRAYEMNSKAIETADQIMTTTNQIK, from the coding sequence ATGAAAGCACTCGGGATCGCGGCCACGGGCATGTTGGCGCAACAGACCAACGTTGACGTCATCGCCAACAACATCGCCAACGCCAATACCACCGGCTTTAAAAGCGGGCGCGCCGCGTTTCAGGATCTGGTTTATCAAAGCTTTGCGAGCGCCGGATCGCTGACCTCCGAAGAAGGCACTGCGCGGCCCGTAGGCACTGATATCGGCTTGGGCGTGCAGGCTGCGGGCGTGATCCGTCACAACATCCAGGGCGGCTTGGTGCAAACCGAAAACCAGCTGGACCTCGCCATCGAGGGGCGCGGCTATTTCACCGTGAACCGTCCCGATGGCACACAGGCCTTTACCCGCGACGGGAACTTCCAACTGAGCGCCGAAGGCCAGCTGGTCACCCTGAACGGCTATGAGGTAGAGCCCGCGATCATCGTGCCCGAACTGACCCGTCAGGTTGAAATCAACCAGGAAGGCGTGGTCATGGCCTATGTTGAAAACGACCCTGAACCGGTGGAACTGGGCCAGTTGAACTTTGCGACCTTCCTGAACGAAGCGGGCCTGAAACCCGTCGGTGATAACTTGATGGAGCAGACCGCCGCGTCGGGCGAGCCTGTGCAGAACGTCCCCGGCACCCCCGGCGTCGGCATCACGCGGCAGGGATATCTTGAACAGTCGAACGTCAACATCATCCAGCAGATCACCGACCTGATCTCGGCACAGCGCGCCTACGAGATGAACTCCAAGGCGATCGAGACCGCCGATCAGATCATGACCACGACGAACCAGATCAAGTAA
- the flgA gene encoding flagellar basal body P-ring formation chaperone FlgA, translating into MKRVAIALFVLFQLAAALVVAGPVLAQAVPVTDLIEERAVAELGATLPAKAKLDIRMAEGMIKKGNFVQEFWIDPDSGQFIANVVTDSGVPQRVWGLAMVTLTVPVPNRRIVPDEIVRAQDVSLVEMPMQRVGSYAINEYDQLVGQQVRRMLVTGRPVPRNSVMPPRIISRGEKVKIRLTHGGLQLTAKGRALDDAHKGQELRVVNLSSNKALSTIAMAAGVVEVVQ; encoded by the coding sequence ATGAAACGTGTTGCCATTGCCCTTTTCGTGTTGTTCCAGCTTGCCGCCGCTCTTGTGGTGGCGGGCCCTGTGCTTGCACAAGCCGTGCCCGTGACCGACCTGATCGAGGAACGCGCCGTCGCCGAACTGGGGGCAACTTTGCCCGCGAAAGCCAAGCTGGATATCCGCATGGCCGAGGGGATGATCAAGAAGGGCAACTTCGTGCAGGAGTTCTGGATCGACCCTGACTCGGGCCAATTCATCGCAAATGTGGTAACCGACAGCGGTGTCCCGCAACGCGTATGGGGTCTGGCGATGGTGACATTGACCGTGCCTGTTCCCAACCGGCGCATCGTGCCCGATGAAATCGTCCGCGCCCAAGACGTGTCGCTGGTCGAAATGCCGATGCAGCGGGTCGGCAGCTATGCGATCAATGAATATGATCAACTCGTCGGCCAGCAGGTGCGTCGTATGCTGGTCACCGGCCGCCCCGTCCCGCGCAATTCGGTCATGCCGCCCCGTATCATCAGCCGCGGTGAAAAGGTCAAAATCCGCCTGACCCACGGCGGGCTGCAGCTAACGGCCAAAGGACGTGCCCTGGATGATGCCCATAAGGGTCAGGAATTGCGCGTCGTCAATCTTTCCAGCAACAAGGCCCTGTCGACCATCGCGATGGCAGCAGGCGTCGTCGAGGTCGTACAATGA
- a CDS encoding flagellar basal body L-ring protein FlgH, giving the protein MTSLRFPARLGCLLAASALFLAACGDFQETHNPTVSDLTLSPDHMGEVNRVSIPMPLPKAPEQPKRADQASLWSNSTPRLFQDRRAGDVGDLVTVLIDIDDRAQLQNATGRSRSSSTGVDDPDILNFDTSTDSGQLIGLSSSSSSEGEGSIRRNETIRLRVAALVIQTLPNGNFVIAGRQEVKVNNELRELRIAGIIRQSDINVGNTIDYDKIAEARITYGGRGQISTVQTARYGQDALEVFLPY; this is encoded by the coding sequence ATGACATCCCTTCGTTTTCCCGCTCGGCTCGGCTGCCTGCTTGCAGCTTCGGCGCTTTTTCTGGCGGCCTGTGGTGATTTTCAGGAAACCCACAACCCCACAGTCAGCGATCTGACGCTGAGCCCCGACCACATGGGCGAGGTCAACCGCGTGAGCATCCCGATGCCTCTGCCCAAAGCGCCCGAACAGCCCAAACGCGCGGATCAGGCCAGCCTCTGGAGCAATTCAACACCGCGTCTATTCCAAGACCGTCGCGCCGGCGACGTGGGCGATCTGGTCACCGTTCTGATCGATATCGATGACCGCGCGCAGTTGCAAAATGCCACAGGGCGCAGCCGGTCCTCCTCCACGGGGGTGGACGACCCCGATATCCTGAACTTCGACACCTCGACCGACAGCGGGCAGCTGATTGGCCTGTCGAGCAGTTCGTCCAGCGAGGGAGAAGGGTCGATCCGCCGGAACGAGACCATACGTCTGCGGGTGGCCGCCCTTGTGATCCAGACCCTACCCAACGGGAATTTCGTGATCGCCGGACGGCAAGAGGTCAAGGTGAACAACGAACTGCGCGAGCTGCGCATCGCCGGCATCATCCGCCAGTCCGATATCAACGTCGGGAACACCATCGACTACGATAAAATCGCCGAGGCGCGGATCACCTATGGTGGGCGCGGGCAGATTTCGACGGTGCAAACCGCGCGCTACGGTCAGGACGCGCTTGAAGTGTTCCTGCCCTACTAA
- a CDS encoding flagellar hook assembly protein FlgD, whose protein sequence is MLTSQTLLNNFTSTNQSSAQDSLGQLGEDYTKFLTLLTAQIQNQDPLEPVDSTQFVAQLAQLSQVEQAVQTNTQLETLTSQISGLLNLGGTDLLGRDVTVQSDVVMLEDGTTSTSYEVGAGAAEVTAKIYDPLGRNVRTINGLSTVSGTANPLGWDGKDDYGNAQLAGKYTVVLTAKDAAGNNIAIQPSRSARVEDVRFREGEIIFGLDGGETASSITVKSAS, encoded by the coding sequence ATGCTGACAAGCCAGACACTGTTGAACAATTTCACAAGCACGAACCAAAGTTCGGCGCAGGATTCACTGGGCCAGTTGGGCGAGGATTATACCAAGTTCCTGACCCTGCTGACCGCGCAGATCCAGAACCAGGATCCGCTTGAGCCGGTAGATAGCACGCAGTTTGTCGCACAGCTTGCGCAGTTGTCGCAGGTGGAACAAGCGGTGCAGACCAATACCCAGCTAGAGACCTTGACCAGCCAGATCAGCGGCTTGCTGAATTTGGGGGGCACCGATCTTTTGGGGCGCGATGTTACGGTGCAATCCGATGTGGTGATGCTGGAAGATGGCACGACCTCGACCTCCTACGAGGTGGGGGCCGGCGCAGCCGAGGTCACCGCGAAAATCTATGATCCGCTCGGGCGCAATGTGCGTACGATCAACGGCCTGTCCACAGTATCCGGCACCGCGAACCCGCTGGGGTGGGATGGCAAGGACGATTACGGCAACGCGCAATTGGCGGGGAAATACACCGTGGTGCTGACGGCGAAAGATGCCGCTGGCAACAATATCGCGATCCAGCCGTCGCGCAGTGCCCGCGTCGAAGATGTACGTTTCCGCGAGGGAGAGATCATCTTTGGACTGGACGGCGGCGAAACGGCGTCGTCGATCACGGTGAAATCGGCGAGCTGA
- a CDS encoding flagellar hook-length control protein FliK, which translates to MNVALSALMTGQAGVKTGKGSSAVPEGFAALMGTVAIGEAGAAVPPFTLDPDGEPILLGSDDTTSEGMADVLGLSLTTEQAGDPTALSMETSFTGLMTAAQPTGEGATSKATGQVTTATTVSAPAVAVPQTFVQGVAGETDPQLPLAAPTLAADAVAANVTQTAVKVAPETAAPTVPSPVEAKTDVKIAAAAPQTSVVPQPVAAPATPVAAQQPIAATAEVQTVAQTQGAAGVQPVPKPQVSDKVSTPPRAAPQAAAAAEGTAPPEPTIDADTPVAPLRQAAFGAEQPTFLNAGQNGAAAPGKAPVDVTATFRPAEVVQAQPVESNALILADQASDLKAAAPSAETQAKPAPKPFADALISQVKAVEAKEGRTSVSLHPRGLGQIEIEVVTDKDSGTRVVVRVENPAVLQTLRDERQLLAQGLGFTDAGSFEFQQGFSDDGARDQQRSTAGFAGGIDDGAGPVTAGVQHKNVVDDGQLDILT; encoded by the coding sequence ATGAATGTCGCTTTATCCGCATTGATGACGGGGCAGGCTGGCGTGAAAACCGGCAAGGGCTCCAGCGCCGTGCCCGAAGGGTTCGCCGCGCTGATGGGGACCGTCGCAATTGGCGAGGCAGGTGCTGCGGTACCGCCCTTCACCCTCGACCCCGATGGTGAGCCTATTCTGCTAGGTAGTGACGATACCACCTCCGAAGGGATGGCAGATGTGCTGGGGCTTTCCCTGACCACAGAGCAAGCGGGCGATCCGACGGCCTTGTCGATGGAGACGTCCTTCACCGGTCTGATGACGGCCGCCCAACCGACGGGCGAGGGGGCTACCTCAAAAGCAACAGGGCAGGTGACTACCGCAACCACCGTCAGCGCCCCCGCAGTCGCTGTGCCACAGACGTTCGTGCAAGGTGTAGCTGGCGAAACTGACCCCCAGTTGCCGTTGGCCGCGCCGACATTGGCCGCTGACGCGGTAGCGGCCAATGTGACGCAAACCGCTGTTAAGGTCGCGCCCGAAACGGCTGCACCTACGGTGCCATCCCCTGTCGAGGCGAAAACCGATGTCAAAATCGCGGCAGCCGCACCGCAAACCTCTGTTGTGCCGCAGCCCGTTGCTGCCCCCGCGACACCAGTAGCGGCACAGCAACCGATCGCTGCCACGGCAGAGGTTCAAACCGTTGCGCAAACGCAGGGGGCGGCGGGAGTGCAACCCGTCCCTAAACCGCAGGTTAGTGACAAGGTTTCGACCCCGCCGCGTGCAGCACCCCAAGCCGCGGCCGCGGCTGAGGGAACCGCCCCGCCGGAACCGACAATCGACGCGGATACGCCCGTCGCGCCGTTGCGGCAGGCCGCTTTCGGGGCAGAGCAGCCGACCTTCTTGAACGCAGGTCAGAATGGCGCAGCCGCACCGGGCAAAGCGCCCGTTGATGTCACCGCGACCTTCCGGCCCGCCGAGGTGGTTCAGGCGCAGCCCGTGGAAAGCAACGCGTTGATCCTCGCCGACCAAGCAAGCGATCTGAAAGCCGCCGCGCCAAGTGCCGAGACGCAGGCCAAACCTGCACCGAAACCCTTTGCCGATGCGCTGATCTCGCAAGTGAAGGCCGTCGAGGCGAAAGAGGGCCGCACCTCGGTCAGCTTGCATCCGCGCGGGTTGGGGCAAATCGAGATCGAGGTCGTCACCGACAAGGACAGCGGCACCCGCGTTGTGGTCCGTGTCGAAAACCCTGCCGTCCTGCAAACCCTGCGCGATGAACGCCAGCTTTTGGCGCAGGGGCTTGGATTTACCGATGCGGGCAGCTTTGAATTCCAGCAGGGGTTCTCGGATGATGGCGCGCGCGATCAACAGCGCTCTACCGCGGGGTTCGCTGGGGGCATTGACGACGGCGCAGGCCCTGTGACCGCTGGCGTTCAGCACAAAAATGTGGTGGATGACGGACAACTTGATATTCTCACCTAA
- a CDS encoding sigma-70 family RNA polymerase sigma factor, producing the protein MTITYAAARNAPMLALEDERVLLKDWQVSKDKFALESLVLSHARIVFYWARKLSDDQAEREDLISEGILGLIHAADLFDLDRDVRFSTYAKWWVKNATMTARNHLRAIVETPAGVQKTVQHSIDDDDSFALLASEDPNPEEAVIAQSSQTLIRARLLEAMERLQPMDREVLRARTLQQPPESIQDLATRMEVTPAKLRQIERRAMSRLKYELAARGVMTSKMH; encoded by the coding sequence ATGACAATAACTTATGCAGCAGCGCGCAATGCGCCGATGTTGGCGTTGGAAGATGAACGTGTCCTGTTAAAGGATTGGCAGGTCAGCAAAGATAAGTTCGCACTTGAATCCTTGGTTCTGTCCCATGCGCGTATCGTGTTCTACTGGGCGCGCAAGCTCAGCGATGATCAGGCCGAACGCGAAGACCTGATTTCCGAAGGGATACTGGGGCTGATCCACGCCGCCGATCTGTTTGATCTAGACCGGGATGTGCGGTTTTCGACCTATGCGAAATGGTGGGTCAAGAACGCCACGATGACCGCCCGCAACCACCTGCGTGCTATTGTCGAGACTCCGGCGGGCGTGCAGAAAACGGTGCAGCATTCCATTGACGACGATGACAGTTTTGCGCTGCTTGCGTCGGAAGACCCCAACCCCGAAGAGGCCGTGATCGCGCAGTCGTCGCAAACCCTGATCCGCGCGCGATTGCTTGAGGCGATGGAACGGCTTCAACCGATGGACCGCGAGGTGCTGCGGGCACGGACCTTGCAGCAGCCACCCGAGAGCATCCAAGATCTTGCCACGCGGATGGAGGTCACCCCCGCCAAGCTGCGCCAGATCGAACGCCGCGCGATGTCGCGGTTGAAGTATGAGCTCGCAGCGCGTGGCGTCATGACAAGCAAGATGCATTGA
- a CDS encoding TRAP transporter large permease — protein MAEILFPALFVLLALGLPVAFAMAISVFVALSFGSSYPNLVVVKEMFSGLDSFPLLAVPFFILAAEIMTGGAVTLAMLRLAQSLVGHLKGGLGHANVVSSAMFAGISGSALADAAGPGTMMIRMMEKGGYGRAYAGALTISSSVVGPIIPPSITMIIYAMQDQQVSVGSLFMAGVLPGILITAAVLLANARVSHKRGYASGAPMPPLAEIARIALYALPALMLVVLIVGGIRFGVFTPTEASVIAVFYALFVGMFVYRSLRVADLPAIILRAALVSGAVLLILGAARAFAWVLIIEGVPQFLAETIIAWDLSPIVFLLAVNALLLVFGLFMDPLPGVMILVPILAPISFALGIDPDHFAIIVIVNLTLGLTTPPVGSLIFVVSSAVNIKPSALIKEMPPFFIALMGALLLITFIPALSTWLPTLSGF, from the coding sequence ATGGCTGAGATCCTTTTTCCGGCGCTTTTCGTGCTGCTCGCCCTTGGTCTGCCCGTGGCGTTTGCGATGGCAATATCCGTCTTTGTCGCGCTGAGCTTCGGGTCGTCCTACCCCAACCTCGTTGTGGTGAAAGAGATGTTCTCGGGTCTTGATAGTTTCCCGCTGCTGGCGGTGCCGTTTTTTATCCTCGCGGCAGAGATCATGACCGGCGGGGCGGTGACCCTTGCGATGCTGCGCTTGGCGCAGTCGTTGGTGGGGCATCTGAAAGGCGGGCTGGGGCATGCGAATGTCGTGAGCTCTGCCATGTTCGCCGGGATCTCCGGCTCGGCGCTGGCCGATGCTGCGGGGCCGGGGACGATGATGATCCGCATGATGGAGAAGGGCGGCTATGGCCGTGCCTATGCCGGAGCGCTCACCATCTCGAGCTCGGTCGTGGGGCCGATTATTCCGCCGTCGATCACGATGATTATTTATGCGATGCAGGACCAGCAGGTATCGGTCGGGTCGCTGTTCATGGCGGGTGTGCTGCCGGGTATCCTGATCACCGCAGCGGTGCTGCTGGCCAATGCGCGGGTCAGCCACAAACGCGGCTATGCCAGCGGCGCGCCGATGCCCCCCTTGGCGGAGATCGCGCGGATCGCGCTATACGCGCTGCCCGCGCTGATGTTGGTGGTGCTGATCGTCGGCGGTATCCGTTTTGGTGTGTTCACCCCGACCGAGGCGTCGGTGATCGCGGTCTTCTATGCGCTGTTCGTCGGCATGTTCGTCTACCGGTCGCTGCGGGTCGCGGATCTGCCCGCGATCATCCTGCGCGCGGCCTTGGTGTCGGGGGCGGTGCTGTTGATCCTTGGCGCGGCGCGGGCCTTTGCCTGGGTGTTGATCATCGAAGGCGTGCCGCAGTTTCTGGCAGAGACGATCATTGCCTGGGATCTGTCGCCGATTGTCTTTTTGCTGGCGGTGAATGCGCTGTTGCTGGTCTTTGGCCTGTTCATGGACCCGCTGCCCGGGGTGATGATCCTTGTGCCGATCCTTGCGCCGATCAGCTTTGCGCTTGGGATCGACCCGGATCATTTCGCGATTATCGTGATTGTGAACCTGACCCTTGGTCTGACCACACCGCCGGTGGGAAGCCTGATTTTTGTCGTCTCGTCGGCGGTGAACATCAAGCCATCGGCCCTGATCAAGGAAATGCCGCCGTTCTTTATCGCATTGATGGGGGCGTTGCTGTTGATCACCTTTATCCCTGCGCTGTCCACGTGGTTGCCGACGCTCAGCGGGTTCTAG
- a CDS encoding TRAP transporter small permease has product MKRLETIFVALNGWALILMLSAMTLVVGANITLRYVTAHSLPWADEAARYLMIWMTFGGAGLVLRTGGHVAITNLQDALPSLGQKLLRAGIALGLLVFFGFMVYVGIQYAQRMQYQVTPALRMPFLYVYAAMPVGFALLIAHLLLIARPFIMAGDYKRMDGATADPLPGGANG; this is encoded by the coding sequence GTGAAGAGACTGGAAACCATTTTCGTGGCGTTGAACGGTTGGGCGCTGATCCTCATGCTTTCGGCAATGACGCTAGTCGTCGGTGCCAATATCACCCTGCGCTATGTGACCGCCCATTCGCTGCCTTGGGCGGATGAGGCGGCGCGCTATCTGATGATCTGGATGACCTTTGGCGGCGCGGGACTTGTGTTGCGCACCGGCGGGCATGTTGCGATCACCAACCTACAGGATGCGCTGCCCAGCTTGGGGCAAAAGCTGCTGCGGGCGGGAATTGCCTTGGGGCTTTTGGTCTTTTTCGGTTTCATGGTCTACGTCGGCATCCAATATGCGCAGCGCATGCAGTATCAGGTGACGCCCGCACTGCGGATGCCCTTCCTGTATGTCTACGCCGCGATGCCGGTCGGGTTTGCGCTGCTGATCGCCCACCTGCTTCTGATAGCGCGCCCCTTCATCATGGCCGGGGATTATAAACGTATGGACGGGGCCACCGCCGATCCGCTGCCCGGAGGCGCAAATGGCTGA
- a CDS encoding TRAP transporter substrate-binding protein, with amino-acid sequence MKFNLTHFAAASAFVALAGAAAAQTEIKIGYALAPDSHYGVAAQKFEEVVLAETGDQFSFKHFPSSGLGGEREVIEGLQLGTIEATIVSSGTLANFVPATGVFDIPFLFSGLDHARAVLDGPIGQEILGEFDTVGLHGLAWGEQGFRHITNNRNAIHTPADVEGLKIRTMENPVHLAAFDAMGAAPTPMAWPEVISSLQQGVIDGQENPLSVIVSVKLNEVQKYLTLSGHVYSPAMLLVSKPFWEGLDDDQKAAMEKAATEAAAAMRDYVDNVETSGVETLKERGMEVNALSAEEKAAFQASIKSAYEGYYDTYGQELVDSIVNFE; translated from the coding sequence ATGAAATTCAATCTGACACATTTTGCGGCCGCAAGCGCCTTTGTCGCGCTGGCCGGTGCTGCCGCCGCGCAGACCGAGATCAAGATCGGCTATGCTCTGGCCCCCGACAGCCACTACGGCGTCGCGGCGCAGAAATTCGAAGAGGTGGTGCTGGCGGAGACCGGCGATCAGTTCAGCTTCAAGCATTTCCCGTCCTCGGGTCTGGGCGGCGAACGCGAAGTGATCGAGGGGCTGCAACTGGGCACCATCGAGGCAACAATCGTGTCCTCGGGCACGCTGGCGAACTTCGTCCCCGCCACTGGTGTTTTTGACATTCCGTTCCTGTTCAGCGGGTTGGACCACGCCCGTGCCGTGCTGGACGGGCCCATCGGTCAGGAAATTCTGGGCGAGTTCGACACTGTCGGCCTGCACGGTCTGGCCTGGGGCGAACAGGGCTTTCGCCACATCACCAACAACCGCAATGCGATCCATACGCCTGCCGATGTCGAAGGGCTGAAGATCCGCACGATGGAAAACCCCGTGCACCTCGCGGCGTTCGACGCCATGGGGGCGGCCCCCACGCCGATGGCCTGGCCCGAGGTGATTTCGTCGTTGCAGCAAGGTGTGATCGACGGTCAGGAAAACCCGCTGTCGGTGATCGTTTCGGTCAAGCTGAACGAAGTTCAGAAATATCTGACCCTGTCGGGCCACGTTTATTCACCCGCGATGCTGCTGGTGTCCAAACCTTTCTGGGAGGGGTTGGACGATGATCAGAAGGCCGCGATGGAAAAAGCCGCAACTGAAGCGGCTGCCGCGATGCGGGACTATGTCGACAACGTGGAAACCTCGGGTGTGGAAACGCTGAAAGAGCGTGGCATGGAAGTAAACGCCCTGTCCGCCGAAGAGAAAGCCGCGTTTCAGGCGTCAATCAAATCGGCCTATGAAGGCTACTATGACACCTACGGCCAAGAGCTGGTCGACTCGATCGTAAACTTCGAGTGA
- a CDS encoding NAD(P)-dependent oxidoreductase has product MKVGIIGVGLMGHGIARNVLRKGKFELGFLDHPGNQPVDEITGLGAVAYDTPAALAAVSDVIIVCVTGSPQVEAIVTGDHGLVSALKSGAVVVDCSTALPDSTLRMGAAVQDAGGAYLDAPMTRTAKHAHDGALNLLVGGDAAVLEKVRPVLASFTDTVDHVGALGHGHRLKLLHNYVSVGFMTLLAEAAAQAADAQIDPQVFVDVLAGGGGASVALERLAPYITQGDREGLPFFVSNAQKDIDYYRAMSTASGAQQTVADNVSAALARTVEAGHGQAYVPELVKLFRKPARG; this is encoded by the coding sequence ATGAAAGTTGGCATTATCGGTGTCGGTCTGATGGGCCACGGCATTGCGCGGAACGTCTTGCGCAAGGGCAAGTTCGAACTGGGCTTTCTGGATCACCCCGGCAACCAGCCTGTAGACGAGATTACGGGCCTTGGCGCGGTGGCCTATGACACGCCTGCCGCGCTGGCGGCGGTGAGTGATGTGATTATCGTTTGCGTCACCGGATCGCCTCAGGTGGAGGCGATTGTCACGGGCGATCACGGGCTGGTGTCGGCGTTGAAATCCGGCGCGGTGGTTGTCGATTGTTCGACCGCGCTGCCCGACAGCACCCTGCGTATGGGGGCCGCCGTACAGGACGCGGGCGGGGCCTATCTGGATGCGCCGATGACGCGCACGGCGAAACATGCCCATGACGGGGCGTTGAACCTGTTGGTGGGGGGCGACGCCGCGGTGCTGGAAAAGGTCCGGCCCGTGCTGGCAAGTTTTACCGATACGGTCGACCACGTCGGTGCGCTTGGCCACGGGCACCGGTTAAAGCTGCTGCATAACTATGTGTCGGTGGGGTTCATGACCCTGCTGGCCGAGGCCGCAGCGCAGGCCGCCGATGCACAGATCGATCCGCAGGTCTTTGTGGATGTTCTGGCCGGTGGTGGCGGGGCCAGTGTCGCGCTTGAGCGTTTGGCCCCCTACATCACGCAAGGCGACCGCGAAGGGCTGCCCTTTTTCGTCAGCAATGCACAAAAAGACATCGACTATTACCGTGCCATGTCGACCGCATCGGGGGCGCAACAGACCGTCGCCGATAACGTCTCTGCCGCGCTCGCCCGAACGGTCGAGGCGGGGCATGGTCAGGCCTATGTGCCCGAGCTGGTAAAGTTGTTCAGGAAACCCGCGCGAGGCTAA